The sequence below is a genomic window from Hydractinia symbiolongicarpus strain clone_291-10 chromosome 10, HSymV2.1, whole genome shotgun sequence.
ACGCGAcagcaaaaaaaactttcaaaattttcttaggACCTTTTTGACAATAACAAAAGATAGGGATCGTTACTAACAACAACGGTTTAtttgaaagagaaaaataaGAATCCAAGAAATGTTTGATTtgtacaaaaatatttcttaagtaCAAAATCATCATGTTTAGGTTGCAGGGCTTACCCACCCTGCTGTTATGAGCGTTTGcaagtttttattttgtaagagtGATCATTCTAAGAAAGATTAAGTCGTAAAGCATGGAAATAAATTTATCAAAACAAATCCTGTAGCGTGACAAAAATGTTCATttattttcaaaagattctACATTCCAAAGtagttttattataaaaaataagaacccCACGTTGGGTAGCTAACCTTCctccaatatttttttcaaactcaGGATAAACTAGTGGTTAACACTACAGCCAGTCCACGCCATATTAGGGAAAATCTCCTTAGGGTTTCCTTCTCCTTAAAAGGATAATTCACAACGAGTGGTATACTTCATAAAGAAACTAAGATattgtttattaattatatATCGTAAAATACATGAGGTTTTTAgtaaatatgttaaattttaattcGTGGTTTGGTGGTAAACTCACAAATCAGTGTTTCAATTGAGCTTGTGAAAGTACGTGTTTTTACTAAGCTGTTCTCTCAGACAACtcgattgtttatattttttttaataaatgtctTTATTATCATCTTACTAATTGAGTCAAATGGAAGAACTATGGCAACTATTGACAACAAGTTGTTTTTTGCTTccagtaaaaacaatttttaggtGTATTATAAAAGATTCTCTTTGGTAATGTTTCTCGGCCATGATTTCATCAGGGTTTTATAAAACAGAAAAGGAAATGCAGAGACTTGATTTCATTATTTTCCTAAATAATTTGTGTCATAGTTTGTTGGTTTAGAAAGAGGATAAAATCAGCCTtcagaagaaaatttttattagttttaagATCCTCTTGTTAAGAAATACaacttgtttaaaaaacaatgaaacatTATAACTTCAatcctgtttttaattttagcacACTAGGTGGTCAGAtggtaaaacctttttttttttacaatttgttgGCAAATTGAACAACTGCACCACCTTTTTATGTTGAGAATTCGAACAAtccttttttatgaaatttagaTGACtcactaaaaaatgaaaatagtttTTATACAATATAATGGAAAGGAGTTCTAATTTTATCAACATGTATATATTACGTAGataataaaatgttgaaaaagatttaatatGAGGAGATATGAATGAAAAGTTTTCTTTTCCTTTCATAGTTGAACAAAATTTTATCAGAAAAACCGTAGAATGTactttttcttttctgttttaTTATATCTCCttgtattataaattttttatcttcCTTATCGTTTAGGAATAATACATTTGTATTAAATTATCTTTGCTCCAAATTTCAtctgcttttttatattaatcaaAAATCTGACCCGCTGGTAAGCTGTGGGAAACCTTTATAGTTATCTGCCATTTTTAAACGCTTTCTACCACTCCTTCGCGGTGTGTAAAAACAtgaacaaacttttttttccacatttgaagtttttttattttcaataaatttaattttatgacAAAGATTAAACCTTAACACTGAACATCGCCAAGACTTGAGCGTTCAGATTAAAACAAGTGTATGTTGTTCGATTGAAAAATAGTAATTGTTGATAGCAGCGGTTTAAAGTAATAGAATCGGGATTAAACAGTATTGATAGACATTTAACATTAAGTGGCCATAAACCACAAATATAGCTGCATTACTGATAACTTCTGGAAATAATAGCAACCACTAGGTTAAGATAGAAAAGGAttgaaagataaaaatatatatatatgtatatacacATAATGGCAAAGAATGCTTTaacacaaaaaatcttttttactttttccgaAACGCACAAGGGAAACAGATTTTCATTCATGAAAGAACATGTGATGTCGTGATTTAAAGTTACAAAGGTTAAAACTTTTCTTGTGATGAATAATCACCGATTTAAATACCTTTTAAATAAACTTTGTGTTAGTAAGTAAAAATTCCTCCAAAAACCAGGTGCCATaatgaacatatttttgtttactttgtacTCTCACTCTCGTCCCAAGCTCTTAGTTTTTCCTCATTTGTATAACTTTAATACTGGCTATTATTAGTGTGAATAATCCCAGCTAAATGAATGTACAATTTCTGTAATGACTGCATTAACTTATAACAAAGACTGATATGCGGCCAATTTGTCAATCTGCTTAAAGAGCTAATCGCGTTAGCTAGATGAGAAGAGCCTTAACACAACTTTAATCACACGACTAATGAAGCGCgattagaagaaaaaataagtgCTGAAATAGCGTTTTCTGTAAAGGAAATCTAATTGAGATAATATATCGTCCTCTCTAGGTTGCAACGAGGGTTTATGAGCGCTAGTTAATTTTTCCAATCATATGCTTACAACGAATACCATAAGTTGCTTCCTTTTACGCAGGGTTGGGAATATAAAACATGAGGTATAGCCAAGACCTCTTTTCAGTTCAAAATATCAcaggtaaaaaaaacaatacctGGGGTACATAttttatagcaaaaaaatataagatTCTTTCAAAGCATAACGATAGGATTTCTAGGGATGCCATTCACTCTGCTATGCTAGTCAGCCATTCTTGCAGAACAAAAATACTAGGCTTTATATTGTTCATATAAAAATAATCTGTTTAACTTAGTTacacaatttaaaataaattacaattaCCATGGTCTAACTTTCTGTAATAACAGAACATAATTTATGCTAAAATATGCATCATAAAAATTTGTTTCAACAGTATCGCTTTTTTAGCGTATAAAATCGAAACATTATATATTTCTAtacttgtaaataaaaaataaaagttatgtATCAGTGCCGGATGAAACCATGGCAACATTATAGTAATGCTGATGATGGTGCTAAATAAGTTTCAACTAAATTTTCGCTTATCGCGATTCAATGGGAAACAGAGTAACCTTTTTCAGTTATAGAAAGGACAAAAATAAGTTATCTATATATTTAAATGCAATTCTGTGATAATTTATACTAGATATAAATCCTAGAACTCTCGACAGAGTCGGGGAcaagtttaaatatttattcGGTATTCTATTGGTTCATTAGCTACCACGTGACCACAGGATGAAGAGAATGGTCGTGATCAGAAGTCAGTGTTATTGTTGATCTAATTTTAGTCATATCATTGTCTTGGTTATTTAACTGTAAATTAGAATCGGTTACCGGCGATTTTACGTCTTTAGTTTCAATTTTTCCGTGTAGTTTCATATGTTTGCGCAATGAGCTGGGATGAGTATATGTTTTATTGCAACCGTCAACTTTACAAATATACGGTTTGTCAGACGTGTGGACGTGACTATGTTTTTTTCGGTCTGATGAATTTGCGAAcctatgaataaataaataatttcaatttaactttataaatttgaACCAATGATTCATAATTTAGTTCCTTGTTGATATCTTCGCATTCCTTTCTTCTTTGTTTACTACATACAaactcaaaaaagaaagaacgTTTGCTTTTGTAAATATAAGCTGGTCACACAAACTTGAACGTGACAAatcaataaaagaaacaaacaaacaaacaaacatataaaacaagaaaattattttacctTCGACCACATCCAGCAAATTCACATACAAACGGCCGTTCACCAGTATGTGTGCGTTTATGAATTTTTAAGTTTTCCGACCTGGCAAACAATTTCCCACAACCAGGAAAGGGACAGGGAAATGGTTTCTCCCCAGTGTGAACCCTTAAGTGGTTTATAAGTTTGTATTTTGCTTTAAAAGCAAGTCCAGATCTTGGACAGTCTTTCCAGTAGCACACATGCTCTGCTGAGTCATTTAATCCAACGTGATCTTCTGCTAAATGTTGTACTATAtccatcataacaaaaaattgttttccgcATGGCTTTCCTTTTGTTGCTTGGTCTGTCCACATACATGATATAACTTGACTTAAGGGTTGTCTGAAATTACCATGCGGTTGATACCCACCCATATGCATGTAGTTGTGGTATGGGTTGGCACTATAATAATCATATGGAGAGGGCGCTGGTGGGGGGTAACTGAACGATGGTTTTATGTCAGCTACATACTCATTTTTAGGATATTTACTCGCTGGAGGATAGTGCGCGTGTGATAAATCATGGTGAGATAACGGGTAGTAGGAACTGCTGTTCTGATTAGTGGTGTAGCCGTGATTCTGGCTACCAACATTAGAATGGAAGCGAGAAGTAGCCTCGTTGCTATGATGCATCGCTCCACTGATGAACATGCAATGCGTTCGCCCAACGTGTGTGTTAG
It includes:
- the LOC130612504 gene encoding zinc finger protein ZIC 4-like, with translation MENRLQGSTLGHYPNPTIPRFLDHLSPQPNSGGRFMDHLGSPPTPAYPQQTHIPPNLSYGPLNSRTSSQGEYVTSPVSGDFMTGYRSSIPDETSIMTPVPPSSQTQGTLPMLPDTNTHVGRTHCMFISGAMHHSNEATSRFHSNVGSQNHGYTTNQNSSSYYPLSHHDLSHAHYPPASKYPKNEYVADIKPSFSYPPPAPSPYDYYSANPYHNYMHMGGYQPHGNFRQPLSQVISCMWTDQATKGKPCGKQFFVMMDIVQHLAEDHVGLNDSAEHVCYWKDCPRSGLAFKAKYKLINHLRVHTGEKPFPCPFPGCGKLFARSENLKIHKRTHTGERPFVCEFAGCGRRFANSSDRKKHSHVHTSDKPYICKVDGCNKTYTHPSSLRKHMKLHGKIETKDVKSPVTDSNLQLNNQDNDMTKIRSTITLTSDHDHSLHPVVTW